TCCCACAccttcacctgcacacacacacacacacacacacacacaggtttagcTCGCCAATAACTGGGCACAATTAATGGAATAATCAATACAATTTATACAGGAAAGATGTGAAAATCTGACTGTGATCATGAGGGATCCCTTTCAATCGTGTTGCACTGCTGTCCGACACTCACCTCTGAGTCTGGGTCCTGAGATCCCGTCTTTGGTGCTgctgaggacaaaaaaaaaaaaaaaagtaccattAAATTCAAatctgagggagagaaaaagtaCAAAACTCTGCTTTTAAATGTGGGTTTTACACGAGGACAAATGCTTGTATACATAAAAGAACGCTAAAAAGGTGAGTAGGAAGAGAATGtgaactttatttattatatctttacttatagatcatttaaaaactaattttaagTCTTGTTGTGCATTTTAAAAGGGATTTATGGGAATGTTTGAGTTATTCTGACTTATTTCTCATCCATAGATGGTAAGCAATGTACAGCTGGAAAAACTGGATTTAAACCACctaaaaaacatcaacatcatttTATGTGTAAGCTACATTTAGTGTATTTCCACTGCTTTACATCGCTGTCACGCAGCCCTTCCTGACAGGGAACTGAGGCTGTTCTAGCCACgcttcaaagctaccagactccattgacaaaagcagtaattttaccaaaGAGGACACGTGAGTTGCTGATCTATCACTGCttcgatcggttagtttgtgtgtgtttttgtgtgactttggtgttttagatgGTCAGTTTGGGTCCATGAGTAAGTGTTATTTcattgatggaggcagcagtagcatagcaaactcctgtgttctctgaggtaaaattactgtttttatcaatggagtctggtggctttgaagcaagctgagagaaagagaaaacagcttctTTTCCATCACTGTAAAGCGCTGAAAATCATCCATTAGACCCTGATTAGTCAGTGGAGGTAAGAAAGGACCTTTACTTTCTGCCGCCGTCGTATCTGTTGACGCTGGTTTCTCCGTTTCCCCTGGCGACGCCGCGGCGGGCGGCTCCACCACCTCCGTGAAGTTCAGGGGGAATATTCCCGTTCGCCCGTGGATCTGGCCCCGCCCCCACTCCTGACCAATGACCTCAAAGAGGGCGATGACGTCGCCCTGGGAGAAGGTGagctcgtcctcctcctccccctcgtAATCAAACAGGGCGACGCACCGAGgaccactgcacacacacacacacacacacacacacacagggaaatatacacaaaatgaaacacatgatAAACACACCTGATTATTGATGATTAGTtataggtgtgtttgtgttttatccTGCTGTGTGTTGCTGTCTGACCTGACAGGAGGACGGTCCGGCTGCTCTTTCTGCTCAGGCAGGATAGACTACAAGACAAAGGGAAACAACAGTACAAATGTTTAgtttcatttttctgctgctttaatattTTGCTTTAATATTCTGCTGACAGAGCTATTTGTGTTATCAATGCTAACAGAGCTAGCataaaaaaacagccacaatattaaaaacacagccGCACTATCATAgataacagagctaacagtgttATCAGAGCTGTCTGTTATTCATGTTGACAGagctaacaaagctaacaggACTAACAGTGTTATCAGATATCAGAGCTAACATagctaacaaagctaacaggactaacagagctaacatagctaacaaagctaacagtgTTATTAGAGCTGACAATGTTATCAAAGCTAACAGTATtatcagagctaacagagctaacagcgTTATTAGAGCTAACATAGCTAACAAAGCTAACTGTTATTAGAGCTGACAATGTtatcagagctaacagagctaacaaagctaacagaactaacagtgctaacaaagctaacagtgttatcagagctaacagagctaacactGTTATTAGAGGTAACATAACTAACAGtgctaacaaagctaacagtgTTATCAGAGCTAACATAGCTAACAGTGTtatcagagctaacagagctaacagtgctaacagagctaacggTGCTAACAGTACCAGGGTGTGAGTAGTGTGTCATCAGGGTTACCTCTAATTAAAATGTCTGACTTAATTAACACCTTCAGGCTTTAGGTTTAGTTCCTTCACCTGTGAGTCTGATAGGCCGAGACCCTCCAGCGCAGGTTTTGATTGGCTGTCCGGATCGTGGACTGGCTCTGGTTGGGTGTCCAGGTCCAGCAGGCACTGCGAGGGGTTGATGCGCGGGGTGACGGCGGTCTGACTCTTCCCGTCACCTGACAGGTGCTCCGAGGGGCTTGGGTCGTCCAGGACGAtcagcacttcctgtttctgagaCAAAAGTAATGTGAGtgttgtgttacagtgtgtgttacagcgtgtgtgtgtgtgtgtgtgtgtgtgtgtggtaaccGAGGTCTCTAACCAcgacttcctcttcctgtttccagctcagccaatcacaggtgtgtgtgtgtgtccttaccACGTAGCTGCTGTACAGCGGGTGTCCAGGTTTGGGGCGGGGGGGCAGGGGTGGTCCTTGCTTCGAGACCCGTTGAGGCTgcgtctgattggctgacacaGAAGAAGGGGGTGGGGCCGTTTGTGAAGGCGAAGACTGGTTGGCCGGGGGAACTGAGGGGGCGGGGCTAGCTTtggcgggaggaggaggagccacCTGGTTGGTCGGGGCGGCCGAGCTGACGGCAGGAGGCGGCGGCCGCCCGGGGACGGATTTGATTGGTGGAGGACGGAGGGGGAGGAGCTTCACAGCTGAGGGCCTGGAGACCAAGAAGGAAGAGAATTGATGTTGGTCTGATTCTCTATTGATTCTTTTATTGATTCCTGGGCCTACACAggtttttaaagctttaaatttAGTCCAACTGAAGCTAGAAAACCAGGAAAAATGCACAAAGCTGTTAAAAATGATGAGCTTTATTTTTCTGATGTTACACTTGTAGCTATAAATCAAGTTTATTCCTTTTTATGACCCAAATCTGAATGATTAGCTggttaaaaatgttaatgtgttaGAGAATTACTAGTAGTGTTAGATAATGAAATTAGTGTAATTGTACTTAATAATTAAGATAATCAGActatatgtaaataaataaaaataaaggttagggttaaaaataaataacaataataaattcaaaaatatatataataagaaaatataaaaaataatacaataaataaaaaatatcattaatatataatataataaataaataaacaataataataataatgataataatacatttaaaaatatttataaaaatataaaaatgatacCAAAAAAAGTTTCTGTCTTAccgtggaggaagaggagggtctTCTGGTTTGTTCTGGATGGTGGGGCTTTTCCTCAGGGCCGGAGCTGGAGCTGAAGCTGGAGGCTTGAGTCCCAGGGTCGGACCCAGCGCCGGTACCGAGGGTTTGGGGGCAGCGGCTGAAGGTCTGGGCGGGACTGGGTTTGGATCTGGAGGCGGTGGTGAAGCTCCGCTGGGTTTGGGGGCCAGATTTGGAGCTGGAGGGCAGAtgttagtgttttaaagggttagttcagatccaacacaatgtctGTGATACATCCTGGTAGACCCTGCAACTATCACGTGCTactgaggtaaaattgctgtttttgtaaatggagtctggtagagCAGCTGTTCTTGGTTAAACAAAAACTACTTCACAGGTCTATTTCTGTAGAGAAAGGTAACTATTGCACACATGGCCTACAATTGTTTTGCAAAATCCTGATGTTTCCTTGCATCATGGTACTAAATGCTCTCTGGCTGCTGTTACAACTGTTCCACAACACATTGGAAGCTTTTTCTCTAATGCTGAGCGGCTGTGAAATTTATATAAACcagaagaaatataaaaaaaaaaaaacactcctaaCTACAGTTTCCTGGTTTAAACGAGTTCATGTAGCCGCCAGTGAAGCCTGGCAACACTCTGTCATGTTGGCCAATCACACGGCATGGCTGAAAataccacaacacacacacacacacacacacacacacacacacacacacaactctgaCACATCAAACTCTCACAGCACCAACAACAGTGGAAGCTTTTTTCTTCTCGTACAATCACAGCATTTTCCTCTGGACTGAATAATataaccccccccaccctctctctttctgttgcacacacacacacacacacacacacacacacgtgtataaacacacacaccacattcaATCTCTCCACATGTTTACATCTTTCTGCAACATAATGAGAAAGATTTGTGTCTCTAAGCTCTCAAACACTCCATTGTACTAAAGCTACATACAGCATAGtgttcacacactctctctcacacacacacacacacacactcacacacacacagtgtctcttACCGCTGGCTCTGCGCGGTGAGGTCAGTGCCGCCGGTTTGGTCGGGACGCCCGGACGACCACTTCCTCCTTTcactgaaacaacaacaaaaatcaggagaaatgatgaagaaataaatcagaaataacagaaatagaaatatcacACATCAGTTTGGTTTGATTAAGATTATAAATTATTAACACAGACTACAGGGAAGCTCCATCCaggtgtgtttccaggtgtgtgGAGTCTCATGAATGTCCTGAAGTCATGAATCCCCGACTGAGTGGTCTGCAGTCGAGCcggcattgtgggtaatgtaggcggtaggccttttgtttttgttttttaactccAGCATGAGTCCAATAAATGTCAGAGGGGAGTAAACAAAGGCTGTAAATAAGGTTTGTGGaccgctgttttgaagcctcaagttgagccgccatcttgtttttttggagccagaagtgacgctcattctctgattggttgggtttaggcaTGAGAAGATACTTCCTTTACCTTTTGGTTAGTTTTGGAGCAATAAACAGCTTCTTTCACAGCTCCTCCTGTGTGGTTGGTCAGTCTTTTTAACCCATAAGGCCccacaggtgtcacagaccttttaaatattctggaaatgtccctttacagctttatccttgaattGAACTCCCTCAGTGACAGATACTAAACTCTAGACTGGGAAATTGGTGTTAGAGCAGCTTCAAAATGaatgcagcacagaggagaataaatacacagtcagaaaaaaacaaccctaGAAGGAGGAATATATACAACCAGGAATTATACCAACAAAAACAGCTCTAAGTTTGAGTAAAATCAACCCTGATCCCACTGTGACAGCGGCTGGTGCTTTCCTAGTGAGTGAATTGGCGTTAAAAAGCCTCAAACCTGATATCTAACAAAATAATCGACATTATCACAACTGCAGCCGCTCTGCAAACAAGCTGGAAGTTCAGCCGACGGCACTGAAGTTTATCAGCAGCTTTACACACATGGTTATCTGGCAGATAAGCAGTGTAAGCAGGAGGCAGCACGCGTCCCTCAGACCTCATGTAAATATTTGGGGAAGTACCTGAACCGCTGCACTCGTGCAGGCTGGAGGACATGAACTTTAGATGTTTTTAAAGGCCAAAGTTTGACcagaaacaaaaactaaaacctGTGACTGAAGCATCACAGAGTCAGTTCACACAAACCTCCAGATCTGATTAAGTGAAATCATAAAATACCAGAAAGCAGTCAATAACTATAAGACATTTAACTCACTATAACTGGAGCAAACCTTCACTGGTTTGAAACAGGACACAACGCCTCAATTACACCTAGAAACAGTGCTTTCTGACAGGACACCAAAGCCATACTCTCTTTAGATTAGCTTGCTCcatagccaccagactccattgacaaaagcagtaattttacctcacagagcacaggactTGCCGAtgtactgctgccttgatcgtTTAGTTTTCTGGCATTATTGCGTGACTTTATTGTTTTCAgtggttagtttggatcagaAATAAGCTGATGTTTcattgatggaggcagcggtagcACAGAaaactcctgtgttttgttatgtaaaattactgtttttttcagtggagtctggtggctttgaagcaagctAAGAAAATGGCTTAAGTTCTGTTGGAAAGGGTTGTCTGACGGTGATGTAAAGTTGTGAAAATAGTCTAAATATAACATGAACTTAAActgatgcagtttttttttttggctgaagAATGTCCATATCAGTAGATTAGCATCTCTTCAGCTCATCTTAGGTGGCGTTTGTCTCGTCTTCTGCCTGCAGAGGTCAGCAGACTCACACTCACCAGTTTGGTTTACGGCGTCCTGCGTCTCCTCACCTCCTGACGTCTGAGTCTCCGCCTGCGCTCCGCCGCTGGCCTCCACTGAGGGCCGTGGGGGCAGAGATGGGGGTGCGTGCCCGGCTGCGGTGCTCTTCTCCTGGGACGGAGCCCCTAGGCTCGCCCTGGGGGCGGCTGCAGGTCTGGGCGGAGGTTTGGGGTTGGCTGGGGAGGGAGCCTCGCTGACAGAGGAGGGGAGCTTGGGTGGAGGTGGACGGGGGGCTGGAACCGGGAGTGTTTCTGGAGCCAACTGTGGTTTTGGTGTTACTAAAGGTTTCTCTGTGCTTTTGGGGGTACAGGGGGGCGCTGGTTCGGTCACAGTTTGAGGTTTAGGGTGTGGAGATAAAACCTCAGTGCCACcagagtctgctgctgctgctgctgctgcatcaccACCGTCCTCCCAGAACACTTTGGTGGACGGTTTAGGGGCTTGTGAAAAGTTTTTGGGTTTTGGGGCGACAGTGGGAGGGGCAGATTTGGCTGGTTGCCCCTGGAGACGAGGGCGCGGCCGGGGTTCGGGTCTCTTTGTGACACCAACGTCTCTGTTGTTGCCGTCTGCACAGCTCCCATCAgccacctgctgctgttcaaAGGCTTGTATCCTCGCCCTCAGAGTCGCCatgtcctcctcgtcctctcccTCCTCGCTCTCCGATTGGCTGTGCCCGCTGCTGTCGCTGCGGCGATCGGGGAAGCCCCAGTCGTCCGCGCTGAAGGCCTCGAGCAGCTCCTGGAGGTACCTCCCCTGGCTCACTTCCCGGTTGGCGGCGTCAGCTCCCGCGTGGGCAGCTAGCGTGGCCAAGCCGTCCTCGCGCAGCTTCACCAAAGTCTGAACTTTGACCTCGCTGCCGATTGGCTGGACGCCGAGCCTGGAACGGGGGCGTGGCTTGGGACGCTCCAGCGGGGCGTGAGAGGAAGCCGTGAGGGGAGTCGTCGTGTCAGCAGCGGCGACAGACTGATCCCATTGGTCCGTTTGAGCACCAGAGGTCAAAGTCAAAGGAGAACAAAGCTCAGTGAGGAGCTCACAGCACTGTGTGCGAGCAGAGTGTGTGCCCGCCTCAGAGTACGTGTCGATTGCTGCTGATTGGccggtggtgatggtgatgtcaTCAACTTGAGCCGGTTTGGGGGGGTGAGGGAGACGTGGCCGCGGTGGCCTCACTGGTCTCgtcactgcacacaaacacactgtgattaATGTTTCtcatctgctgctgttaaaAATCAGATAAATGAGCCTCCTCTCACCCTGAGGGTCCGTGGGGTCGGGCTCAGATCCTGGATCAGTCTGGGTGGCGATGGTTATTGTGGAGGCTGGAcgtgctgctgaggaggaggaggaggaggaagaagaaggaaggagaaCCTGCTCCTGTGTCTTCTCCCTGATCACCTCCTCGTAGGAAGGAGGAGGCTGATGaaggcaaacacagaaataccTTTGATCAAGGAAGTATATctgataacaacaataaaaagaactagatttacagacagacagacagacagacagacagacagacaggcggacagaCAGCTACCTGTATGGACGGAGGGATCGTGGGTCCCCAGATCTGCGCGGCGggcggaggtggaggtgggaATCCTCCGGACGCCCCCGGGAACCAGGACGTGGAGGTCAGAGGCTCTGCCGACAGGATGGTGATCTCTGGTCGCCTAGCAACAGGGCGCCATAACAGGAAGTCAGCAAACAtggacacacggacacacacaccgCACCGCACGCCGTCAGGTATTCAGGTGAGTTTGATGGTTTGTTTATTCTGTTAAAACATTGTGTTTCCTCCTGAGAGAGCACGGAGGTTTATATTATACAAATACACCTGCGTCTCTACAAGTCAGAAAACAGTGTACCCGCCCTTTAAGATCTAATGCAGCGACAACTAGTGCAGCGGTGTCTTacctcctgtctctgtctctgtctctgtctctgtctctgtccctgtctcgctctctgtctctgtctcgctctctggACGGCTCGGACAGCGACGTCGACCTGGTGGAGGCTGACGGACagaaaacagttaaaaacagacagCCGGAGCGAAGCAGCAGAATCCTCCTGTGAGGACGAGTGTTTTCAATCACTGGTGCATCCGTACTTACAAAAGCCGGCTGTCAGAATGAGCTTTACTGAATATTTGACTGAGTTTAGGGATCAAACGGCTTAAGTGAGGTGCAGGAACAGACAGTTGCAGCCATTTAGATCAGATttgaagagacaaaaacaggaaaatgtgcatttaacTACCGGTGGGATCCATCAGAGCTTTATTCAAAACCCTCTGCAAGACTAAATAAGAGGAGAGCGTCTGGAAATGAAGCACACGTGGACTGTTGTTGTATTTTAGAAGAATTCACTTCATGTTTTTGGCATcagaaagtgttggaattgTATTTTGAGGCGACATGAGGGGAAACTAAAGGGCAAACGAGGGTGCATGTGGTTAAACAGTCGACCGTAGTCCAGCTTTGGGAGTTGCCCCGTTCCTTCGCCATGCTGCATTTTTATTACTCCAAagcatattttccatttttacgAATCCACACTTTTCCAGCTGCATTTCAAATACAGTTCAGACTCTCCACAATCCTTCACCAACTCTAATTACACACAGATCTGACTTCTCTATGTGCATGGACACGTTGGATGGTTGCTGTTGGGTCTCCTGTGTTTTGACTGAATGAGGAGGACGAGGATGATACTCACTCCTCTTGATGGCTGCTCTGATGGACGAGAGAGGACCTTggctacagagagagagaaaagggaaagcaTGAGTCACATTACTTCACCTCTTTtgccacctccctccctccctcccccctctgtaaacctctctctctcttttccagtGACAAACACAGCTCAGTCGTCCCACCCAGTCCGCAGTCGTCAAACTTTTTCTAGCCCTCCTGGCCATCATTTCCTCTGTGAGCTCCACATTCAGACCGCTCAGCATTAGATGGTAAACAAATCagggtttaaaaaaaggtaaaaccttttgttttcactgcaggaagAAAGGTAGAGGTCACAGGGaggtttgtttttcacagcaaaGCTTCAATagtgagaagaaaaacaagctgtTCTCATCAGAGGAAAGCGAAGATATCCACAAATGCAGATAACACAGGAAGTGTCCTTTTCACATCCTGGTAAAAGACCGAAACATCCTTTTGTTGTAGGTATAAATCCACTGAGGGCTGCACATTAAAGCAGCTAACGACCATTTGTCCTGTTTGGAACATCAGGCTGTTGCACGGTCGCAGGCCTGGCAGACAATCCTGAACACtttgacacacaaacaggatttCTGACACCTTCTTTCACAGTCTGACCAGAAagaagtgtgtcagtgtggggTCAAAACACTTCTACACAACTTGGACCCCTGTGTCTTCAATAATTGAAAGTAATGAGAGTATTTTCTTTAAAGGGttactctggtatttttaaacccgAGCCCAATTGTTATACATGTTGGAttgtaatgtaataatttgGGCCAACCTGATCACAgttaaaagagcttgtttgatccactgacaggctcagagtgttattctaagtgtgtgacagcatcatggaaaggatccctacagagagagacctggaagatccttttggtttaaccacaaacagcacacacaccagactacattcactaaaacagggattttacctgaCAGAATACAGGAACTGCTGATCTATCGCTGTCTcgatcaattagtttgtttgtgttattatgtgttacacaaaagTTGCGTAGCATCCGAACTAACCCTtgaaaacactaaagtcacacaataagacaaataaaCTAATGAACCATGGCAGCGCTAGACtagcaactcctgtgttgtgtgatgtaaaatccctgttttagtgaatgtagtctggtgtgtgtgctgtttgtggttaaaccaaaaggatcttccaggtctctctctgtagggatcctttccatgatgctgtcacacacttagaataacactctgagcctgtcagtggatcaaacaagctcttttaatgAACACACTTTGATTGgatgcagttgccccaaaggatcacgGTGCAGCTATTGCAGCCTGTTCGCAGACAAACtccaaaagttttttttacttatcattttaaacacaaaatatgtaaaaatatggccCAGTTTCTCCTTTTGTGTTTggttaaatgttgtttttctcccctAAAAAAACCTGAATCTGTTGAGAGCACATGCTGCTAAATTCCAAGAGAGAAAGTTTTAGGAAAATTCCCTGATGCTCCCAGACCGGGACGGTTTATCAAATTCCCAGACTTCACCTGTCTGCAAACTGTCAAAATGATTCAAAGATATTTCAGGAGCTCCAGGACGGCCGAGGAGCCCGAAACTGAGCCAAAGTTCATCTTACTCAAACAGGGAAGTAGCTGTTGCTAGGCAGGTTAGGAATCAACAGAGCCGGACTCACCCAGACGACAGAAGTCTTTCTGTCGCTCTCTGTTTCTAATCGTCTtccactgtgttgtgtttctccGTCCGTCTTTGTCTCtgactgcctctctctctctctttctgccacagAGCCGCTAACCATGAGCAGACACACATGACTCACCCCTGACACTGCCCAAACACACCGCCGGTAACACTCAGTGGAAAAAACACCCTCCTCTTCCCATTTCTGCCTGCTCACTGAAACAGGACGGGACGAAAACAAACCATATCAGCTCCAGATCCTCCGTGTGTcagtgtagtggaggtctatagtgtgtagtggaggtctatagtgtgtagtggaggtctatagtgtgtagtggaggtctatagtgtgtgtgtgtgtgtgctagttagtcagagtgtcagtgtgtagtggaggtctatagtgtgtgtgtgttagttagtcagagtgtcagtgtgtagtggaggtctatagtgtgtgtgtgctagttagtcagtgtgtagtggaggtctatagtgtgtgtgtgttagttagtcagtgtgtcagt
The sequence above is a segment of the Pempheris klunzingeri isolate RE-2024b chromosome 23, fPemKlu1.hap1, whole genome shotgun sequence genome. Coding sequences within it:
- the LOC139223081 gene encoding SH3 domain-containing protein 19-like is translated as MAEARSEEEEENMMRDTREQVVRRQPNSSGGRPDRRKPEHRHSQGPLSSIRAAIKRTSTRSTSLSEPSRERDRDRERDRDRDRDRDRDRDRRRPEITILSAEPLTSTSWFPGASGGFPPPPPPAAQIWGPTIPPSIQPPPSYEEVIREKTQEQVLLPSSSSSSSSSAARPASTITIATQTDPGSEPDPTDPQVTRPVRPPRPRLPHPPKPAQVDDITITTGQSAAIDTYSEAGTHSARTQCCELLTELCSPLTLTSGAQTDQWDQSVAAADTTTPLTASSHAPLERPKPRPRSRLGVQPIGSEVKVQTLVKLREDGLATLAAHAGADAANREVSQGRYLQELLEAFSADDWGFPDRRSDSSGHSQSESEEGEDEEDMATLRARIQAFEQQQVADGSCADGNNRDVGVTKRPEPRPRPRLQGQPAKSAPPTVAPKPKNFSQAPKPSTKVFWEDGGDAAAAAAADSGGTEVLSPHPKPQTVTEPAPPCTPKSTEKPLVTPKPQLAPETLPVPAPRPPPPKLPSSVSEAPSPANPKPPPRPAAAPRASLGAPSQEKSTAAGHAPPSLPPRPSVEASGGAQAETQTSGGEETQDAVNQTVKGGSGRPGVPTKPAALTSPRRASAPNLAPKPSGASPPPPDPNPVPPRPSAAAPKPSVPALGPTLGLKPPASAPAPALRKSPTIQNKPEDPPLPPRPSAVKLLPLRPPPIKSVPGRPPPPAVSSAAPTNQVAPPPPAKASPAPSVPPANQSSPSQTAPPPSSVSANQTQPQRVSKQGPPLPPRPKPGHPLYSSYVKQEVLIVLDDPSPSEHLSGDGKSQTAVTPRINPSQCLLDLDTQPEPVHDPDSQSKPALEGLGLSDSQSILPEQKEQPDRPPVSGPRCVALFDYEGEEEDELTFSQGDVIALFEVIGQEWGRGQIHGRTGIFPLNFTEVVEPPAAASPGETEKPASTDTTAAETAPKTGSQDPDSEVKVWDVALFDFPGQTAEDLSFHKGALIQVTEHIDAQWRRGRLEGREGIYPAAFTQPRPAQPITGQQSAVAKFDFAAESEDELTLKVGDVITQVESVDEQWILGVVGGQRGIAPKNYISHL